Proteins encoded together in one Falco peregrinus isolate bFalPer1 chromosome 2, bFalPer1.pri, whole genome shotgun sequence window:
- the RAB11FIP4 gene encoding rab11 family-interacting protein 4 isoform X3: protein MTLAQQEVHHESDMDSAIESAQSSEASDVCRSEEKDSVLGGLFLPGDKSSPHNPSAASDLSTYSTASLISNEEQFEDYGEGDDVDFTPSSPCPDDETRTNAYSDLGSSVSSSAGQTPRKMRHVYNSELLDVYCSQCCKKINLLNDLEARLKNLKANSPNRKISSTAFGRQLFHNSNFSSSNGSTEDLFRDSIDSCDNDITEKVTYLEKKVTELENDSLTNGDLKSKLKQENTQLVHRVHELEELLKDQETSAEQTLEEEIKRHREAYSKYEKEKGTEIELLNTRVQQLEEENGELKSTVTRLKSQTERLDEERQRMSDRLEDTSLRLKDEMDLYKRMMDKLRQNRLEFNKEREATQELIEDLRKELEHLQLYKLECERPGRGRSSSSSVSEFNAKTREVEMEHEIKRLKQENQKLRDQNDDLNGQILSLSLYEAKNLFATQTKAQSLAAEIDSASRDELMEALKEQEEINYRLRQYMDKIILAILDHNPSILEIKN from the exons ATGACTCTAGCACAGCAAGAAGTTCACCATGAATCTGACATGGACAGTGCTATTGAGAGCGCCCAGAGCTCGGAGGCCTCCGACGTGTGCCGGAGCGAGGAGAAGGACAGTGTGCTTGGTGGCCTGTTTCTGCCTGGTGACAA GTCAAGTCCTCACAACCCTTCTGCAGCATCTGACCTCTCAACTTATTCCACCGCCTCTCTGATCAGTAATGAAGAACAGTTTGAAGACTATGGGGAAGGAGATGATGTGGATTTTACTCCCAGTAGCCCATGTCCTGATGATGAGACCAGAACCAACGCCTACTCTGACCTTGGCTCATCTGTATCTTCCAG CGCTGGCCAAACACCCCGAAAAATGAGGCATGTTTATAACAGCGAGTTACTGGATGTTTACTGCTCACAGTGCTGCAAAAAGATAAATCTACTCAACGATTTGGAAGCCAGGCTGAAAAACTTGAAAGCAAACAG CCCTAACAGGAAAATATCAAGCACAGCTTTTGGAAG ACAACTCTTCCACAACAGTAACTTCAGCAGCAGTAATGGCAGCACAGAAGACCTGTTCAGAGACAGTATAGACTCCTGTGATAACGATATCACTGAAAAG GTAACATACCTAGAAAAAAAGGTGACAGAACTGGAGAATGATAGCCTGACAAATGGTGACCTGAAGAGCAAGCTGAAACAAGAGAACACACAGCTAGTTCACAG AGTTCATGAGCTGGAAGAACTATTGAAAGACCAAGAAACATCAGCAGAACAGACCCTGGAAGAAGAGATAAAGAGACATAGAGAAGCATATAGCAAGTATGAAAAAGAGAAGGGCACTGAAATTGAACTGCTAAATACAAG GGTTCAGcaactggaagaagaaaatggtgAGCTGAAAAGCACTGTCACACGACTGAAATCGCAAACTGAGAGATTAGATGAG GAAAGGCAACGCATGTCAGATAGGTTGGAAGACACTAGTCTGCGACTGAAGGATGAGATGGATTTGTACAAGAGAATGATGGACAAGCTGCGGCAGAACAGACTGGAATTTAACAAGGAGAGGGAAGCCACACAGGAG CTCATTGAAGACTTGCGGAAGGAACTGGAGCACTTGCAGCTGTACAAGCTGGAATGTGAGCGTCCTGGACGTGGGAGAAGCTCTTCATCCAGCGTGAGCGAATTCAATGCCAAAACCAGAGAGGTGGAAATGGAGCACGAAATAAAACGGCTGAAGCAG GAGAATCAGAAACTTCGTGACCAAAATGATGATCTTAATGGACAGATCCTAAGTCTTAGTCTTTATGAAGCTAAAAATCTCTTTGCAACGCAAACAAAAGCCCAGTCACTGGCTGCTGAAATTGATTCTGCATCAAGAGATGAG CTCATGGAAGCCCTTAAAGAACAGGAAGAGATAAACTACAGATTGCGACAGTATATGGACAAGATCATTTTGGCAATCCTGGACCACAACCCATCTATCTTGGAAATAAAGAACTGA